Proteins from one Camelina sativa cultivar DH55 chromosome 8, Cs, whole genome shotgun sequence genomic window:
- the LOC104708233 gene encoding uncharacterized protein LOC104708233 yields the protein MEPKPTTYGVMRRIPPSSFTYYPYATGTSSGKEHIREELVRLGVELSVSVAESMFLLCDDIHTMLWFCFKLWRYTLPPSDPVSERLLRVFHYVYSKDIKPKNTPVCCPDGGNSVQWEFVKTTWKDFTDGIIVLNRLVLLLRKKDCSFDDRLLSSAVEKYKQQVLKKLEEKLASAKDVSELNGFARETVASNISDLWKSLFDDEEAGQSSPEVTRNRIPSDLFQPILGDSCHCEIPTLPVTSPYILGSVVFYLWPL from the exons ATGGAACCCAAACCGACGACATATGGTGTTATGCGTCGCATCCCTCCATCATCGTTCACATACTATCCATACGCCACGGG gaCGTCCTCTGGGAAAGAGCACATTAGAGAGGAGCTTGTACGACTAGGAGTTGAGCTCTCAGTCTCTGTAGCTGAATCCATGTTCTTGCTCTGTGATGACATTCACACCATGTTGTGGTTCTGCTTTAAGCTGTGGAGATATACATTACCTCCCTCCGATCCTGTGTCAGAAAGGCTGCTTCGCGTTTTTCACTATGTCTACTCAAAGGACATCAAACCCAAGAACACGCCGGTTTGTTGTCCGGATGGTGGCAACTCGGTCCAATGGGAATTCGTCAAGACCACTTGGAAGGATTTTACCGACGGGATCATTGTTTTGAATCGCCTTGTTTTGCTTCTCAGGAAGAAAGATTGCTCTTTCGATGATCGGCTGTTATCTTCCGCTGTTGAAAAATACAAGCAACAAGTTCTCAAGAAGCTAGAGGAAAAATTGGCGTCCGCAAAAGATGTTTCGGAGCTGAATGGTTTTGCCAGGGAGACTGTTGCGTCTAACATTTCTGACCTGTGGAAGTCTCTCTTTGACGACGAAGAAGCTGGCCAATCAAGTCCAGAAGTGACGAGGAATAGGATTCCTAGCGACCTGTTTCAGCCTATATTGGGCGATTCCTGCCATTGCGAGATACCGACACTGCCCGTTACTTCTCCTTACATTCTAGGGTCAGTAGTATTTTACCTGTGGCCCCTTTGA
- the LOC109126000 gene encoding pentatricopeptide repeat-containing protein At5g08510-like produces MSSRDVPVWNAMITGYQRHGDTKAAMELFDSMPSKNVTSWTTVISGFSQNGDYSEALSMFLCMEKDKSVKPNHFTVASVLPACSNLGELEIGRRLEGYARENGFFDNIYVCNALLDMYSKCGMIDVAKRLLDEIGNQRNLCSWNSMIGSLATHGKHDEALELYAHMLREGEKPDAVTFVGLLLACVHGGMVVKGQELFKSMEEVHKISPKLEHYGCMIDLLGRVGKLEEACDLIKTMPMKPDAVVWGTLLGACSFHGNVEIAEIASEALFKLEPTNPGNCVIMSNIYAANEKWDGVLRMRKLMKKETMTKAAGYSYFVEVGVEVHRFTVEDKSHTRSYEIYQVLDEIFRRMKPEKSQLEQLCI; encoded by the exons atgtctAGCCGAGATGTACCGGTCTGGAATGCAATGATCACGGGTTACCAAAGACATGGTGATACGAAGGCGGCGATGGAGTTGTTTGATTCCATGCCTAGTAAGAACGTTACCTCGTGGACCACCGTAATTTCTGGGTTTTCTCAGAACGGGGATTACTCTGAAGCTTTGTCGatgtttttgtgtatggagAAAGACAAATCCGTGAAACCAAACCATTTTACTGTAGCTAGTGTTCTCCCTGCTTGTTCCAACCTAGGGGAATTGGAGATTGGCAGAAGGTTAGAAGGCTATGCTAGAGAGAACGGGTTCTTTGATAACATTTACGTGTGTAATGCTCTTCTAGATATGTACTCAAAATGTGGAATGATTGATGTAGCCAAACGTTTATTAGATGAAATTGGGAACCAGAGAAATTTGTGCTCCTGGAACTCCATGATCGGTAGTCTAGCTACTCACGGGAAACACGACGAAGCTCTTGAACTTTATGCCCACATGTTG CGAGAAGGAGAAAAACCAGACGCAGTGACATTTGTTGGGTTGTTGCTAGCTTGTGTTCATGGTGGGATGGTGGTGAAGGGGCAAGAATTGTTCAAGTCCATGGAGGAAGTTCACAAGATTTCGCCAAAGCTAGAGCACTACGGATGCATGATCGATCTCTTGGGGCGTGTTGGGAAGCTGGAAGAAGCCTGTGATCTCATCAAAACAATGCCAATGAAACCAGATGCTGTGGTATGGGGAACCCTTTTGGGTGCTTGTAGTTTCCATGGAAATGTTGAGATAGCAGAGATAGCAAGCGAGGCACTGTTCAAGCTTGAACCAACAAATCCAGGTAACTGTGTGATCATGTCGAATATATACGCCGCCAATGAGAAGTGGGATGGAGTTTTGAGGATGCGGAAGTTgatgaagaaggaaacgatgacAAAGGCTGCTGGTTATAGCTAT TTTGTGGAAGTAGGAGTTGAAGTTCATAGATTTACTGTGGAAGATAAATCACACACAAGATCTTACGAGATCTATCAGGTTCTTGATGAAATTTTCAGGAGAATGAAACCTGAGAAGAGTCAGCTTGAACAACTATGCATATGA
- the LOC104709871 gene encoding pentatricopeptide repeat-containing protein At5g08510 — protein sequence MNQIKQLHAQCIRTGVDETRDLLQRLLLIPNLVYARKLFDLHRNPCLFLYNKLIQAYSVHGHPHKSIVLYNLLSHNGLRPNHHSFNFIFAASASFSSARPLRLLHSQFFKSGFESDSFCCTALITSYSKLGALCCARRVFDEMSSRDVPVWNAMITGYQRHGDTKAAMELFDSMPSKNVTSWTTVISGFSQNGDYSEALSMFLCMEKDKSVKPNHFTVASVLPACSNLGELEIGRRLEGYARENGFFDNIYVCNALLDMYSKCGMIDVAKRLLDEIGNQRNLCSWNSMIGSLATHGKHDEALELYAHMLREGEKPDAVTFVGLLLACVHGGMVVKGQELFKSMEEVHKISPKLEHYGCMIDLLGRVGKLEEACDLIKTMPMKPDAVVWGTLLGACSFHGNVEIAEIASEALFKLEPTNPGNCVIMSNIYAANEKWDGVLRMRKLMKKETMTKAAGYSYFVEVGVEVHRFTVEDK from the exons ATGAATCAGATCAAGCAGCTCCACGCGCAGTGCATCAGAACAGGAGTAGACGAAACCAGAGATCTCTTACAACGACTGCTTCTGATTCCAAACCTTGTTTATGCCCGAAAGCTCTTTGATCTTCATCGAAACCCTTGTCTCTTCCTCTACAACAAGCTAATTCAAGCTTACTCTGTTCATGGCCATCCCCACAAATCTATCGTCCTCTATAATCTCCTCTCCCACAATGGTCTCCGACCAAATCACCACTCTTTCAATTTCATCTTCGCAGCTTCTGCTTCGTTTTCGTCTGCTCGACCTTTACGGTTGCTTCATTCGCAGTTTTTCAAATCCGGGTTTGAATCTGATTCGTTCTGCTGCACTGCTCTAATCACTTCCTATTCGAAGCTAGGAGCATTGTGTTGTGCACGCAgagtgttcgacgaaatgtctAGCCGAGATGTACCGGTCTGGAATGCAATGATCACGGGTTACCAAAGACATGGTGATACGAAGGCGGCGATGGAGTTGTTTGATTCCATGCCTAGTAAGAACGTTACCTCGTGGACCACCGTAATTTCTGGGTTTTCTCAGAACGGGGATTACTCTGAAGCTTTGTCGatgtttttgtgtatggagAAAGACAAATCCGTGAAACCAAACCATTTTACTGTAGCTAGTGTTCTCCCTGCTTGTTCCAACCTAGGGGAATTGGAGATTGGCAGAAGGTTAGAAGGCTATGCTAGAGAGAACGGGTTCTTTGATAACATTTACGTGTGTAATGCTCTTCTAGATATGTACTCAAAATGTGGAATGATTGATGTAGCCAAACGTTTATTAGATGAAATTGGGAACCAGAGAAATTTGTGCTCCTGGAACTCCATGATCGGTAGTCTAGCTACTCACGGGAAACACGACGAAGCTCTTGAACTTTATGCCCACATGTTG CGAGAAGGAGAAAAACCAGACGCAGTGACATTTGTTGGGTTGTTGCTAGCTTGTGTTCATGGTGGGATGGTGGTGAAGGGGCAAGAATTGTTCAAGTCCATGGAGGAAGTTCACAAGATTTCGCCAAAGCTAGAGCACTACGGATGCATGATCGATCTCTTGGGGCGTGTTGGGAAGCTGGAAGAAGCCTGTGATCTCATCAAAACAATGCCAATGAAACCAGATGCTGTGGTATGGGGAACCCTTTTGGGTGCTTGTAGTTTCCATGGAAATGTTGAGATAGCAGAGATAGCAAGCGAGGCACTGTTCAAGCTTGAACCAACAAATCCAGGTAACTGTGTGATCATGTCGAATATATACGCCGCCAATGAGAAGTGGGATGGAGTTTTGAGGATGCGGAAGTTgatgaagaaggaaacgatgacAAAGGCTGCTGGTTATAGCTATTTTGTGGAAGTAGGAGTTGAAGTTCATAGATTTACTGTGGAAGATAAA
- the LOC104708234 gene encoding cleft lip and palate transmembrane protein 1 homolog, producing MAPPVGETAAVVDGEPQQQRQAGGFGQSITGIIRIAMFCYFASKFFSPKQKLADPSKPSHLMSNLFHRGEPMDMWFYLSEHEKFNDFGNEGALICHETNIPYAVWKPESTRTLLTTYHPSEALKNNGSLYAHVFFARSGYPVDPSDPEYQPLNCFGRTHPVATYLPKRKADKKKSLLGNPKDTDESNAEVEEVNGKDSDLKDEGPVEWVSHWKPNVTINLVDDFTRYPEHGVPPNIAPYLLVEPSTVNYYPTVVFNEFWLLRDKLIIINETVSELPLNLEVSPISMTKWQLFEQIDQSFQIHRSYGSMLDGESDELKRVFLEGNPYLLGVTMFVSMLHSVFDFLAFKNDIQFWNKNKSMEGLSAKSVVLNFICQFIIFLYLLDNDTSWMILASSGVGVCIEFWKIGKAMRIEVDRSGMIPRLRFHDRESYASNKTKEYDDIAIKFLSYVLLLLVAGFSVYSLAYERHKSWYSWILSSLTSCVYMFGFIMMCPQLFINYKLKSVAHLPWRQMTYKFLNTIXXXXFGVVVVADVIFLIYLYQRWVYPVDKTRVNEFGFGGEEESVDTKTITDQEDDKKTN from the exons ATGGCGCCACCTGTAGGTGAAACGGCGGCTGTGGTTGATGGCGAGCCGCAACAGCAACGACAAGCTGGTGGGTTTGGGCAGAGTATTACAGGAATCATTAGAATCGCCATGTTCTGCTACTTTGCTTCAAAGTTCTTTTCCCCTAAACAAAAACTTGCGGATCCTTCTAAGCCTTCTCACCTTATGTCCAATCTCTTTCATAGGGGAGAGCCCATg GATATGTGGTTTTATCTTTCGGAgcatgagaaattcaatgacttTGGGAATGAAGGTGCTCTTATTTGTCACGAGACAAACATACCTTATGCTGTGTGGAAGCCAGAGAGCACTAGGACCTTGTTAACGACGTATCATCCATCCGAG GCACTGAAGAATAATGGAAGTCTCTATGCTCATGTCTTCTTTGCTCGATCTGGTTATCCTGTAGATCCCAGCGATCCGGAATACCAACCTCTTAACTGTTTTGGCAGGACACACC CTGTTGCGACTTACTTGCCAAAGCGTAAAGCggataagaagaagagtctGCTGGGAAATCCGAAAGACACTGATGAATCTAATGCGGAAGTTGAG GAGGTTAATGGTAAGGACTCGGATCTCAAGGATGAAGGCCCTGTGGAATGGGTATCCCACTGGAAACCAAATGTCACAATTAACCTAGTCGATGATTTTACTCG CTATCCAGAGCATGGTGTACCACCAAACATTGCTCCTT ACTTACTGGTGGAACCTAGTACTGTAAACTACTACCCTACTGTTGTCTTCAATGAGTTTTGGCTGCTAAGGGATAAGTTGATTATAATCAATGAGACAGTCTCAGAGCTACCGCTTAATCTGGAAGTAAGCCCCATAAGCATGACAAAGTGGCAGCTGTTTGAGCAGATTGATCAGTCTTTCCAGATTCACCGTAGCTATGGAAGCATGCTTGATGGTGAATCTGACGAACTAAAG AGGGTGTTTTTGGAAGGAAATCCCTATCTGTTAGGCGTCACAATGTTTGTTTCGATGCTTCATTCTGTATTTGACTTCCTCGCATTCAAAAATG ATATCCAGTTTTGGAACAAGAACAAATCTATGGAAGGACTGTCTGCGAAGTCTGTTGTGCTGAACTTTATCTGTCagttcatcatcttcctctacCTGCTTGACAACGACACTTCATGGATGATATTGGCTAGTTCTGGAGTTGGTGTCTGCATCGAGTTCTGGAAAATAGGAAAAGCCATGCGAATTGAG GTTGATCGAAGTGGAATGATTCCAAGATTGAGGTTCCACGACCGTGAATCCTATGCAAGCAACAAAACCAAGGAGTATGACGATATAGCCATTAAATTCTTATCCTATGTGCTCCTCCTCCTTGTCGCGGGGTTCTCCGTATATTCACTCGCCTATGAACGCCACAAGAGTTGGTACTCATGGATCCTATCTTCACTAACGAGCTGCGTCTACATGTTTG GTTTCATTATGATGTGTCCTCAATTGTTCATCAACTATAAGCTGAAGTCAGTAGCACATTTACCATGGAGGCAAATGACATACAAGTTCCTCAACACAATCNNNNNNNNNN attttggtgttgttgttgttgcagatgTGATATTCTTGATATACTTGTACCAGAGATGGGTTTATCCTGTGGACAAAACTCGTGTCAACGAGTTTGGTTTTGGAGGTGAAGAAGAGTCTGTGGATACAAAGACTATCACTGACCAAGAAGAtgacaagaaaacaaactaa
- the LOC104709872 gene encoding putative pentatricopeptide repeat-containing protein At5g08490 has protein sequence MEILRQFVQKFRLLSGFGTDHKVFSDVIKVCASVSEVISGRALHGCVTKLGHMDCTVVSKSVLNMYAKCKRMDDCQKMFRQMNSVDPVVWNIVLTGLSDSCAHETMRFFKAIHFADEPKPSSVTFAIVLPVCVRLGDSYNGKSMHSYIIKTGFEKDTLVGNALVSMYAKCGLIFPDAYTAFDGISDKDVVSWNAIIAGFSENKMMAHAFRLFCLMLKEPTEPNYATIANILPVCASMDKDIAYQSGRQIHSYVVHRSWLQTHVFVCNSLVSFYLRVGRMEEAASLFTKMGSKDLVSWNVVIAGYASNCEWFKALQLFQKLVHKGDVSPDSVTIVSILPVCAQLSDLTFGKEIHNYILRRSYLLEDTSVGNALISFYARFGDTSAAYWAFSLISTKDIISWNTILDAFADSPRHFRFLNLLHHLFHEAITLDSITVLSLVKFCTNVEGVGKVKEVHGYSLKAGLLHDEEEPKLGNALLDAYAKCGNVEYAHKIFQGLSERRTLVTYNSMLSGYVNSGSHDDAHMLFSEMSTTDLTTWSLMIRIYAESCCPNEAIGVFREIQVRGMRPNTVTIMNLLPVCAQVASLHLVRQCHGYIIRGGLGDIRLKGTLLDVYAKCGSLKHAYSVFQSDAHRDLVMFTAMVAGYAVHGRGKEALMIYSHMIDSNIKPDHVFITTLLTACCHAGLIQDGLQIYDSIRTVHGMIPTMEQYACAVDLLARGGQLDDAYSFVTQMPVEPNANIWGTLLRACTTYNRMDLGHSVANHLLQAESDDTGNHVLISNMFATDAKWEGVMELRNLMKKKEMKKPAGCSWLEEDGQRNVFVSGDCSHPHRDSIFDLVNALYLQMKEPVVF, from the coding sequence ATGGAGATTTTGCGGCAATTTGTTCAAAAATTCAGACTTTTGTCTGGTTTTGGAACTGATCACAAGGTTTTTTCGGATGTTATCAAAGTTTGCGCTTCAGTGTCTGAGGTCATATCAGGGAGGGCTCTGCACGGTTGCGTGACCAAGCTTGGTCATATGGACTGCACTGTGGTTTCGAAGTCAGTTCTCAACATGTATGCGAAATGCAAGAGGATGGATGATTGCCAGAAGATGTTTAGGCAAATGAACAGTGTTGATCCTGTTGTTTGGAACATTGTTCTGACAGGACTTTCGGATTCTTGTGCTCATGAGACGATGAGGTTTTTCAAAGCCATACACTTTGCTGACGAGCCTAAGCCCAGCTCTGTTACCTTTGCGATAGTTCTTCCTGTGTGTGTTCGCCTTGGGGATTCATACAATGGGAAGAGTATGCATTCTTATATTATCAAAACTGGTTTCGAAAAAGATACACTTGTGGGGAATGCGCTGGTTTCCATGTATGCCAAATGCGGGCTTATCTTCCCTGATGCTTATACTGCGTTTGATGGTATATCTGACAAAGATGTTGTCTCTTGGAATGCGATTATTGCTGGGTTTTCTGAGAACAAGATGATGGCCCATGCATTTAGATTGTTTTGTCTAATGCTGAAGGAACCTACGGAGCCTAACTATGCAACTATTGCAAATATTTTGCCAGTTTGCGCTTCTATGGACAAGGACATTGCCTATCAAAGTGGAAGGCAGATTCACAGTTATGTTGTGCACAGGTCTTGGTTACAAACCCATGTTTTTGTATGCAATTCTCTTGTGAGTTTCTATTTGAGAGTCGGAAGAATGGAAGAAGCAGCTTCATTGTTTACAAAGATGGGTTCCAAAGATCTTGTTTCATGGAACGTTGTCATAGCCGGTTATGCATCAAATTGTGAGTGGTTTAAAGCCTTGCAGTTATTTCAAAAATTGGTGCATAAGGGGGATGTTTCTCCTGATTCGGTAACTATTGTAAGCATCCTTCCTGTCTGCGCGCAGTTAAGTGACTTGACCTTTGGCAAAGAGATACATAACTATATTTTGCGCCGTTCTTACCTTTTGGAGGATACATCAGTTGGGAATGCTCTCATTAGTTTCTATGCAAGATTTGGTGACACGAGTGCAGCATATTGGGCCTTTTCACTGATATCCACGAAGGATATAATATCTTGGAATACTATACTTGATGCCTTCGCTGACAGTCCTAGGCATTTTCGGTTTTTGAACCTCTTACACCACTTGTTTCATGAAGCAATAACTCTTGACTCTATTACTGTTTTAAGCCTAGTCAAATTCTGCACAAATGTAGAGGGAGTTGGTAAGGTAAAAGAAGTTCATGGGTACTCACTTAAGGCCGGTCTTTTACATGATGAAGAGGAACCCAAGCTTGGCAATGCGTTGCTTGATGCATATGCCAAATGTGGTAATGTAGAGTACGCCCATAAGATCTTTCAGGGTTTGTCAGAGAGGAGAACTTTGGTTACCTATAACTCGATGTTATCAGGATATGTTAATAGTGGAAGTCATGATGATGCTCATATGCTGTTCAGTGAGATGTCTACAACTGATCTCACCACTTGGAGTTTGATGATTCGTATCTATGCTGAAAGTTGTTGCCCTAATGAAGCCATAGGCGTTTTCCGTGAGATACAAGTTCGAGGGATGAGGCCTAACACTGTGACTATCATGAATCTCCTCCCTGTTTGTGCACAGGTAGCCTCTCTGCATCTAGTAAGACAATGTCATGGATATATTATTAGAGGCGGACTTGGTGATATCCGCCTGAAGGGGACTCTACTAGATGTATATGCTAAATGTGGCAGCTTGAAGCATGCATATTCTGTTTTCCAATCAGATGCTCATAGAGATCTGGTTATGTTCACTGCTATGGTAGCTGGGTATGCTGTACATGGTAGGGGTAAGGAAGCACTTATGATCTACTCTCATATGATTGACTCGAACATTAAGCCCGATCATGTTTTCATAACAACTCTGTTGACTGCATGCTGTCATGCGGGGTTAATACAGGATGGATTGCAAATATATGACTCAATAAGGACGGTTCACGGTATGATTCCTACAATGGAACAATATGCTTGTGCAGTAGATCTACTTGCTCGAGGGGGTCAACTTGATGATGCATATTCTTTTGTCACACAGATGCCAGTTGAACCTAATGCAAATATATGGGGAACACTGTTAAGGGCATGTACTACCTATAACAGGATGGATCTGGGGCACTCAGTTGCAAATCATCTTTTGCAAGCTGAATCTGACGATACTGGGAACCACGTTCTAATTTCGAACATGTTTGCTACAGATGCTAAATGGGAAGGCGTGATGGAGTTGAGAAACCTaatgaagaaaaaggaaatgaaaaagCCAGCAGGATGTAGCTGGCTAGAAGAGGATGGGCAAAGGAATGTATTTGTGTCTGGAGATTGTTCTCACCCTCATAGAGACAGTATTTTCGACTTAGTGAATGCTTTATATCTTCAGATGAAGGAGCCTGTGGTGTTTTAA
- the LOC104709873 gene encoding VQ motif-containing protein 31-like — MRVVHALNSVPHIXTCKPVTTFVQTDTNTFREIVQRLTGPSENNSAVAPPEATVIKTVIQKKPTSKLHERRQCMRPKLEIVKPPLSFKPTEGEKAEPDSCTTNIEEEEKAIKERRFYLHPSPRSKPGYTEPELLPLFPLTSPNSSGKP, encoded by the exons ATGAGG GTTGTACATGCCCTTAACAGTGTTCCCCATATACNTACCTGCAAGCCTGTCACTACATTTGTCCAAACCGACACCAACACTTTCAGAGAAATTGTGCAGCGATTGACAGGTCCATCAGAGAACAACTCTGCAGTAGCGCCACCAGAAGCAACAGTGATAAAAACCGTCATACAAAAGAAGCCAACTTCAAAGCTCCATGAGAGAAGGCAATGCATGAGGCCAAAGCTTGAAATTGTCAAACCTCCTCTAAGCTTTAAGCCCACTG AAGGGGAGAAAGCCGAACCAGATAGTTGTACAACAaacattgaagaagaggagaaagccATTAAAGAAAGACGCTTTTACTTGCATCCATCGCCAAGGTCTAAACCAGGGTATACAGAACCAGAACTGCTTCCTTTGTTTCCTTTAACTTCTCCCAATTCAAGTGGCAAACCATAA
- the LOC104708236 gene encoding VQ motif-containing protein 31 isoform X1 yields the protein MNNKGSQNVATCKPVTTFVQTDTNTFREIVQRLTGPSENNSAVAPPEATVIKTVIQKKPTSKLHERRQCMRPKLEIVKPPLSFKPTGTTPSSKSGNTNLLTSPVGTPSSLFSNLSLVEGEKAEPDSCTTNIEEEEKAIKERRFYLHPSPRSKPGYTEPELLPLFPLTSPNSSGKP from the coding sequence ATGAATAACAAAGGGAGTCAGAACGTTGCTACCTGCAAGCCTGTCACTACATTTGTCCAAACCGACACCAACACTTTCAGAGAAATTGTGCAGCGATTGACAGGTCCATCAGAGAACAACTCTGCAGTAGCGCCACCAGAAGCAACAGTGATAAAAACCGTCATACAAAAGAAGCCAACTTCAAAGCTCCACGAGAGAAGGCAATGCATGAGGCCAAAGCTTGAAATTGTCAAACCTCCTCTAAGCTTTAAGCCCACTGGTACGACACCATCATCTAAATCTGGTAATACCAACCTTTTAACAAGTCCAGTGGGCACCCCTTCTTCATTGTTCTCTAACTTGTCCTTGGTAGAAGGGGAGAAAGCCGAACCAGATAGTTGTACAACAaacattgaagaagaggagaaagccATTAAAGAAAGACGCTTTTACTTGCATCCATCGCCAAGGTCTAAACCAGGGTATACAGAACCAGAACTGCTTCCTTTGTTTCCTTTAACTTCTCCCAATTCAAGTGGCAAACCATAA
- the LOC104708236 gene encoding VQ motif-containing protein 31 isoform X2 has translation MVALSQVRGQNRWNSKPVLSEKNLHMNNKGSQNVATCKPVTTFVQTDTNTFREIVQRLTGPSENNSAVAPPEATVIKTVIQKKPTSKLHERRQCMRPKLEIVKPPLSFKPTEGEKAEPDSCTTNIEEEEKAIKERRFYLHPSPRSKPGYTEPELLPLFPLTSPNSSGKP, from the exons ATGGTCGCATTGTCGCAGGTCAGAGGCCAAAATAGGTGGAATTCAAAGCCTGTTTTGTCAGAGAAAAACTTACATATGAATAACAAAGGGAGTCAGAACGTTGCTACCTGCAAGCCTGTCACTACATTTGTCCAAACCGACACCAACACTTTCAGAGAAATTGTGCAGCGATTGACAGGTCCATCAGAGAACAACTCTGCAGTAGCGCCACCAGAAGCAACAGTGATAAAAACCGTCATACAAAAGAAGCCAACTTCAAAGCTCCACGAGAGAAGGCAATGCATGAGGCCAAAGCTTGAAATTGTCAAACCTCCTCTAAGCTTTAAGCCCACTG AAGGGGAGAAAGCCGAACCAGATAGTTGTACAACAaacattgaagaagaggagaaagccATTAAAGAAAGACGCTTTTACTTGCATCCATCGCCAAGGTCTAAACCAGGGTATACAGAACCAGAACTGCTTCCTTTGTTTCCTTTAACTTCTCCCAATTCAAGTGGCAAACCATAA